A region of Flavobacteriales bacterium DNA encodes the following proteins:
- a CDS encoding FtsW/RodA/SpoVE family cell cycle protein, with protein sequence MQVKIEKYLKGDRVVWAVVILLSLFSSVMALSASSNLAYRLTGGDATPFWFKHVAILIMGIVLMLYLQHFNFKYFSRLSQLGIWVAGLLLLVTLAFGKEVNSAQRWIMGFQPSDLAKIVLIIYVSRLLALKQMKGTIKDLKQGLLPMLIPIGAICVLILPADFSTAAMLFTVCFVLLFVGGVAVKHLLGIIGSAVVFFGLLLALNAVSPGLLPRVGTWQTRLTEFFHGSNSPRNSKENYQANMAKMAVSTGGFFGKRPGRGDIKNNLYSAQSDFVYASVIEDFGSLIGGLGMLLLYLIFLFRSIKIMTKTESKFGGYMAFGLSFLLVFQAFINMGVGVNLLPVTGQALPLISMGGTSILFTCMSIGIILNISRTVYQDEEQESKQNKSLT encoded by the coding sequence ATGCAGGTTAAAATTGAAAAATACTTAAAAGGAGATCGCGTGGTTTGGGCGGTGGTTATTCTATTATCATTGTTTTCGAGTGTTATGGCCTTGAGTGCAAGTTCTAATTTAGCGTATCGATTAACAGGAGGAGATGCAACGCCGTTTTGGTTTAAGCATGTTGCGATTTTAATCATGGGAATTGTGTTGATGTTGTATTTGCAACATTTTAATTTTAAATACTTTTCTAGACTTTCTCAGTTGGGGATATGGGTAGCGGGGCTATTGCTACTCGTGACTTTGGCTTTTGGAAAGGAAGTGAACTCTGCGCAACGTTGGATAATGGGGTTTCAGCCTTCAGATTTGGCTAAGATTGTGTTAATAATTTATGTGTCAAGACTGTTGGCTTTAAAACAAATGAAGGGGACGATTAAAGACCTAAAGCAAGGATTGTTGCCTATGCTTATACCAATAGGAGCGATTTGTGTGTTGATTTTACCCGCTGATTTTTCAACGGCAGCAATGTTATTTACAGTTTGTTTTGTGTTGCTTTTTGTAGGAGGGGTTGCAGTAAAACACTTGTTAGGGATAATAGGTAGTGCTGTTGTGTTTTTTGGATTATTGTTAGCATTAAATGCTGTCTCACCAGGGTTGTTGCCGCGTGTTGGTACTTGGCAAACAAGATTGACGGAGTTTTTTCATGGAAGTAACTCGCCTAGAAATTCTAAAGAGAATTATCAAGCAAATATGGCTAAAATGGCTGTTTCAACTGGAGGTTTTTTTGGGAAAAGGCCCGGGAGAGGAGATATTAAAAATAACCTTTATTCAGCACAGTCGGATTTTGTATATGCGTCAGTAATAGAAGATTTTGGTTCCTTGATCGGAGGATTGGGAATGTTGTTGCTCTATCTTATTTTTCTGTTTCGATCCATAAAAATTATGACTAAAACAGAAAGTAAGTTCGGAGGATATATGGCTTTTGGTTTGAGTTTTTTACTGGTCTTTCAGGCATTTATAAATATGGGGGTAGGAGTCAATTTATTGCCAGTAACGGGGCAGGCTTTGCCTTTGATTAGTATGGGAGGAACATCAATTTTGTTTACCTGTATGTCGATAGGGATCATCTTAAATATAAGCCGGACAGTTTATCAAGATGAAGAACAGGAGTCTAAACAAAATAAATCATTAACATAA
- the murG gene encoding undecaprenyldiphospho-muramoylpentapeptide beta-N-acetylglucosaminyltransferase translates to MSSPRVIISGGGTGGHIYPAIAIANAIKELEPSAEILFVGANGKMEMEKVPAAGYEIKGLDVVGLQRKLTLKNLAFPFKLLKSLRVAKKIVKDFNPDVAVGVGGYASGPTLKMSERLKKPTVLQEQNSYAGITNKLLAKKAKVICVAYDNMGRFFDASKIKLTGNPVRKDILSIEDKRAEAIAHFKLDADKKTVLIIGGSLGARTLNDSVKENFELLNKAGVQLIWQTGKFYDEEMQAAAKKNNNPAIKAMPFIAKMDLAYAAADVVISRAGALSVSELCLVKKPCVLVPSPNVSEDHQTKNAQSLVNKNAALLVRDVESITKLVPTVLSLLENESQQADLEKNIAVLGRPNAAKDIATEVLNIIAENKKK, encoded by the coding sequence ATGAGTTCGCCAAGAGTTATTATAAGTGGAGGAGGAACAGGGGGGCATATTTATCCAGCAATTGCTATTGCTAATGCAATAAAAGAGTTGGAGCCATCAGCAGAAATCCTGTTTGTAGGGGCCAATGGGAAAATGGAAATGGAAAAAGTTCCTGCAGCTGGATATGAAATTAAAGGCTTAGATGTTGTAGGGTTACAAAGAAAGTTAACCTTAAAGAATTTAGCTTTTCCCTTTAAATTGCTGAAAAGTTTACGAGTAGCCAAAAAAATTGTTAAAGATTTCAATCCAGATGTGGCAGTTGGAGTTGGGGGTTATGCTAGTGGGCCAACATTAAAGATGTCAGAGCGATTAAAGAAGCCTACTGTACTTCAAGAGCAGAACTCCTATGCAGGTATTACCAATAAGTTATTAGCAAAAAAAGCAAAGGTAATTTGTGTGGCTTATGATAATATGGGGCGCTTTTTTGATGCCTCTAAAATTAAGTTAACTGGAAACCCTGTCCGAAAGGATATTTTATCTATTGAAGATAAAAGAGCTGAAGCAATAGCGCATTTCAAGTTAGATGCTGATAAAAAAACAGTATTGATTATAGGGGGGAGTTTAGGGGCTAGAACGTTGAATGATAGTGTAAAAGAAAATTTTGAATTGTTGAATAAAGCAGGGGTTCAATTGATTTGGCAAACAGGAAAGTTTTATGATGAAGAGATGCAGGCAGCAGCTAAGAAGAATAATAACCCAGCGATAAAAGCAATGCCTTTTATTGCTAAAATGGATTTAGCTTATGCTGCAGCTGATGTTGTGATTAGTAGAGCTGGAGCATTATCGGTAAGTGAATTGTGTTTAGTAAAAAAACCATGTGTTTTAGTGCCGTCTCCTAATGTATCAGAAGATCATCAAACGAAAAATGCCCAATCCCTTGTTAATAAAAATGCAGCACTGCTTGTTAGAGACGTTGAATCAATTACGAAATTAGTACCAACTGTATTATCTCTTCTTGAAAATGAGTCTCAACAGGCTGATTTAGAGAAGAATATAGCTGTTTTGGGTAGGCCGAATGCAGCAAAGGATATTGCAACTGAAGTCTTGAATATCATAGCTGAAAATAAAAAAAAGTAA
- the murC gene encoding UDP-N-acetylmuramate--L-alanine ligase produces the protein MQLDKIYNVYFVGIGGIGMSAIARYFLSKDVNVAGYDRVSTPLTQELEKEGCMIHYNDAINEIPKSHKYRDTLVVYTPAIPDTHEELNYFRANEFEVVKRSEVLGMITQGAFTIGVAGTHGKTTTSTIVAHLLDNAKYSCDAFLGGISTNFNSNFIFSNPSQATVIEADEYDRSFLTLSPNIAVVTSTDADHLDIYSAHDYLLASFQEYVNKLPEDGLLILRKGLKLNYSNTITYAVNEEADVYAKNIKVINGCFHFDVQTPKGLIKDVTVGLPGLHNVENSLAAIAIGIKLDLSEKDIKEGLASFKGVRRRFEYQVKTDDFVYIDDYAHHPEELKACINSVRMMYPDKKITGVFQPHLYSRTRDFAEGFGESLALLDELFLLDIYPARELPIEGVDSKMLFDKVKLEQKELVTKEELVEKLEIKDIEVLLTLGAGDIDTLIKPIREKMISSLETRSLESK, from the coding sequence ATGCAATTAGATAAAATATATAATGTTTATTTTGTTGGTATCGGTGGAATCGGTATGAGCGCAATTGCACGTTATTTTTTATCAAAAGATGTGAATGTTGCAGGTTACGATCGTGTTTCAACGCCTTTAACACAAGAGCTTGAAAAAGAAGGGTGTATGATTCATTATAACGATGCGATTAATGAAATTCCAAAGTCTCATAAATATAGAGATACCTTAGTGGTTTATACTCCTGCCATACCAGATACACATGAAGAGTTAAATTACTTTAGGGCAAATGAATTTGAGGTTGTTAAACGTTCAGAAGTTCTGGGGATGATTACTCAAGGAGCATTTACAATTGGGGTAGCTGGAACACATGGGAAAACAACAACTTCAACAATTGTAGCACATTTATTAGATAATGCTAAGTATAGTTGTGATGCTTTTTTAGGGGGGATTAGTACCAATTTTAATTCAAACTTTATTTTCTCCAATCCATCACAAGCTACTGTTATAGAAGCTGATGAATATGACCGTTCGTTTTTAACGCTGTCGCCTAATATTGCTGTGGTCACTTCTACAGATGCAGATCATTTAGATATCTATTCAGCACACGATTATTTGTTGGCGTCTTTTCAGGAGTATGTCAATAAACTTCCAGAAGATGGGCTGTTAATCTTAAGGAAAGGATTAAAGCTTAATTATTCGAATACGATTACTTATGCTGTGAATGAAGAAGCAGATGTTTACGCTAAAAATATAAAAGTAATTAACGGGTGTTTTCATTTTGATGTGCAAACACCAAAAGGATTAATAAAAGATGTAACAGTAGGATTGCCAGGTTTACACAATGTAGAGAATTCCTTGGCTGCTATTGCAATAGGAATAAAACTCGATTTGTCAGAAAAGGATATAAAAGAGGGGTTGGCAAGTTTTAAAGGAGTTAGAAGAAGATTTGAATATCAAGTGAAAACAGATGATTTTGTTTATATCGATGACTATGCACATCATCCAGAAGAACTAAAGGCTTGTATTAATTCAGTAAGAATGATGTATCCTGATAAAAAAATTACGGGCGTTTTTCAGCCACATTTGTATTCAAGAACACGTGATTTTGCAGAGGGATTTGGAGAAAGTTTAGCATTACTGGATGAGCTATTTTTACTAGATATTTATCCTGCTAGAGAATTGCCAATCGAAGGGGTTGATTCAAAGATGTTGTTCGATAAGGTTAAGCTAGAGCAGAAAGAATTAGTAACAAAAGAAGAGTTAGTAGAAAAATTAGAAATAAAAGATATAGAGGTACTGTTAACACTTGGAGCAGGTGATATCGATACACTTATTAAACCGATAAGAGAAAAAATGATCTCGAGTCTTGAAACTAGAAGTCTTGAGTCTAAATAA
- the ftsA gene encoding cell division protein FtsA, which translates to MDAPEIVVGLDIGTTKIACIVGRKTDNGKIEILGMGKSPSVGVTRGVVSNIEKTVQSIRAAVDEAEAKSGIEINVVNVGIAGQHIKSLQHRGMITRNDSDTEISQQDIDSLIEDMYKLVMMPGEEIIHVLPQEYIIDRQSGIKDPIGMAGVQLEANFHIITGQIAAAKNIYKCVAKAGLEVAELILEPLASSAAVLSEEEKEAGVVLVDIGGGTTDVAIFHDGIIRHTAVIPFGGNVITEDIKEGCTIMHRQAELMKTKFGTAFPHSSQENEIVCIPGLRGRDPKEISIKNLSSIINARITEMIEHVYYEIKNSGYEKKLIGGIVITGGGSQLKHITQLSEYITGMDTRIGYPNEHLSSNTNVNVTSPLFATGVGLVAKGFEQFEKYKATQEIHTRTHSEKTQGSFFKKVLSFFDDNIE; encoded by the coding sequence ATGGATGCACCAGAAATTGTAGTAGGGCTAGATATTGGAACCACCAAAATAGCTTGTATTGTCGGTCGTAAAACTGATAATGGTAAAATAGAAATTTTAGGTATGGGAAAATCACCAAGTGTAGGGGTTACACGTGGAGTGGTTTCTAATATCGAAAAAACAGTACAGTCAATTAGAGCCGCTGTTGATGAAGCAGAAGCAAAATCAGGAATTGAAATTAATGTCGTAAATGTAGGTATTGCTGGACAGCATATCAAAAGTTTACAGCATCGAGGAATGATTACGCGTAATGACAGTGATACTGAAATTAGCCAACAAGATATCGATTCATTAATTGAAGATATGTATAAATTGGTGATGATGCCTGGTGAAGAAATAATTCATGTTTTACCTCAGGAATACATTATCGATAGACAAAGCGGAATTAAAGATCCAATTGGAATGGCTGGTGTTCAATTAGAAGCAAATTTCCATATCATTACTGGACAGATAGCAGCTGCCAAAAACATTTATAAATGTGTGGCAAAAGCAGGGTTAGAAGTTGCCGAGCTTATATTAGAGCCATTAGCTTCTTCTGCAGCTGTGTTGAGCGAGGAAGAAAAAGAGGCAGGAGTTGTTTTGGTAGATATTGGTGGTGGAACAACAGATGTTGCAATATTCCATGATGGGATTATTAGACACACAGCTGTAATTCCTTTTGGAGGAAATGTGATCACTGAAGACATCAAAGAGGGATGCACTATTATGCATCGTCAAGCTGAATTAATGAAAACAAAGTTTGGAACGGCATTCCCACACAGTAGTCAAGAAAATGAGATCGTATGTATTCCTGGTTTGAGAGGAAGAGATCCTAAAGAAATTTCAATCAAAAACCTGTCAAGTATCATCAATGCTCGAATCACAGAAATGATTGAACATGTTTACTACGAGATCAAAAACTCAGGGTATGAAAAGAAGTTAATTGGAGGAATTGTGATAACTGGTGGTGGTTCACAGTTAAAACACATTACACAATTGTCTGAATATATTACAGGAATGGATACTAGAATTGGTTATCCAAATGAACATTTGAGTTCAAATACTAATGTAAATGTAACTAGTCCGTTATTTGCAACTGGTGTAGGATTGGTCGCTAAAGGTTTTGAACAGTTTGAAAAGTATAAAGCTACTCAAGAAATTCATACAAGAACGCACTCTGAAAAAACACAGGGAAGTTTCTTTAAAAAGGTGTTAAGTTTCTTTGATGATAATATAGAATAA
- the ftsZ gene encoding cell division protein FtsZ: MKFDLPKDQSSIIKVIGVGGGGSNAVNHMFQQGIKGVDFIVCNTDHQALDISPVPVKVQLGASLTEGRGAGSIPDVGMNAAIENLDEIKEILANSTKMVFVTAGMGGGTGTGAAPVIAKLAKEMGILTVGIVTVPFMFEGRKRRTQAEDGIERMRNAVDTLLIINNDKLREMYGNLTLANAFSNADDVLSTAAKGIADVISVTGQINVDFNDVSTVMRDSGVAIMGSAQAEGENRAHTAVSKALSSPLLNDNDIKGAKYVLLNITYGEKEVLMDEIMEITDFIQDEAGSTADVIWGHAKDEELGEQLSVTIIATGFNVSPDTGLPQKQPEKVRMNLEDEQPTMITAPIQSPVQGNVPTQTNEPVAEVNEPYVIKREESELKAPVETPEPFIKNEAVEIEVAQQAPEVVEPINEVKEEEASPLVSEQHNDNIVWDFGTTSNDTPEEPKTTETLSNDGKVRYFLEDDLDDNSSNEYTENIGEQNVTPELSNGRIEETPSVEDNIELAKQRIERIRQNSQKLKTVSGLTEMENEPAYRRRQIRLDDVPHSSESNVSRFTLGDVQDEDGNNRTGLSDNNSFLHDNVD, translated from the coding sequence ATGAAATTCGATTTACCAAAAGACCAATCGTCTATCATAAAAGTGATAGGTGTTGGAGGCGGAGGAAGTAACGCCGTAAACCACATGTTCCAGCAAGGAATTAAAGGTGTAGATTTTATAGTGTGTAATACCGATCACCAAGCGTTAGATATTAGTCCAGTACCTGTAAAAGTACAGTTAGGGGCAAGTCTAACAGAAGGAAGAGGTGCGGGGTCAATTCCTGATGTAGGAATGAACGCAGCGATTGAAAACTTAGATGAAATAAAAGAAATATTAGCAAACAGTACGAAGATGGTTTTTGTTACTGCTGGTATGGGAGGTGGTACTGGAACTGGTGCTGCTCCAGTAATCGCTAAGTTGGCAAAGGAGATGGGAATCTTGACCGTGGGAATCGTTACAGTTCCATTTATGTTCGAAGGTCGAAAGAGAAGAACACAAGCTGAAGATGGTATTGAAAGAATGAGAAATGCCGTAGATACCTTGTTAATTATTAATAATGACAAGTTGCGCGAAATGTACGGGAACCTTACATTGGCCAATGCGTTCTCTAATGCAGATGACGTGCTTTCTACTGCAGCGAAAGGTATTGCAGATGTTATTTCTGTTACAGGACAAATCAACGTCGATTTTAATGATGTAAGTACAGTAATGAGAGATAGTGGTGTTGCTATTATGGGATCAGCTCAAGCTGAGGGTGAAAATAGAGCACATACAGCAGTCTCTAAAGCATTATCTTCTCCACTATTGAACGATAATGATATTAAAGGAGCAAAATATGTTCTTTTAAATATTACTTATGGAGAAAAAGAAGTGTTAATGGATGAAATCATGGAAATAACAGATTTTATCCAAGACGAAGCAGGTAGTACCGCAGATGTTATTTGGGGACATGCTAAAGATGAAGAGCTTGGAGAACAGTTAAGTGTGACGATTATTGCGACAGGATTTAATGTCTCTCCTGATACTGGATTGCCACAAAAACAACCAGAAAAAGTTCGAATGAACTTGGAGGATGAGCAGCCAACAATGATTACAGCTCCTATTCAATCTCCAGTACAAGGAAATGTGCCAACTCAAACAAACGAACCAGTAGCAGAAGTAAATGAACCTTATGTTATAAAAAGGGAAGAGTCTGAGTTAAAAGCTCCTGTAGAAACTCCAGAACCATTTATAAAAAATGAGGCAGTTGAGATAGAAGTAGCACAACAAGCTCCTGAAGTTGTAGAACCAATTAATGAGGTGAAAGAAGAAGAAGCAAGTCCATTAGTCTCCGAACAACACAATGATAATATTGTTTGGGATTTTGGAACAACTTCAAATGATACTCCTGAAGAACCAAAAACAACAGAAACTTTATCAAATGATGGTAAAGTAAGGTATTTTTTAGAAGATGATTTGGATGATAATAGCTCAAATGAGTATACAGAAAATATTGGTGAGCAAAATGTTACCCCAGAATTGTCTAATGGTAGAATCGAAGAAACACCATCTGTTGAAGATAACATAGAGCTGGCGAAACAACGTATAGAAAGAATTAGACAAAATAGCCAAAAGCTAAAAACTGTAAGTGGTTTAACAGAAATGGAAAATGAGCCAGCATACAGAAGAAGACAAATCCGTTTAGATGATGTTCCGCATTCATCTGAATCTAATGTGTCAAGATTTACATTAGGAGATGTTCAAGATGAAGACGGAAACAACCGAACAGGTTTAAGTGATAACAATTCTTTTTTACATGATAATGTAGATTAG